CTATATGTACATTTCCAATGATCAATATTACTATCAGCTGTATTACCTCCTCCAGCAGCACTCTCAGTTGTGAGCTGTTCTTTGAAAGCTTCAGCAATGTGGTGTATAAAAGACATGCAGCTCTTTCCCTACATTATTGCACACCCCAATCCCATTAATTATATGGTAACTGAATAAGAACCTAAGACCTGTGCTAGATGAGATCAGGCCAagaagcccatctagtccggtgGCCTCTTTCCCACTGTGGCTAGGCAGATGTTACCAGAAAGCCCATAAAAGCAAGGTATGAAGGAAACAGATTTCAGCACATTAGaattgcaacaggcagaaaaaagctATTACTGATGAGAAACTGGTAAGCAAATGTGTACGCCGCTGGTTCCATGTAGCTATGTTAAGCTAATAGCTGTTGAGCTCCTAAAAGCCTGATTAAGCTTTTTAGATCTGTGAAAGGTTTAATAGCCTCTTTCCCCACCCAGCCCCAACCTGTTGGCTAGGCCAGTAAAGGCCTTGACATCTGGCACAATGAATCTGATCCTGTGTAATATGGTTTCATAGGTACCTTTCACatgatcagggttttttttaaaggattcttATCTGGAAAGTGCCTTAGCTGTGATTTGTACCTAAGAGAAGTCATTCAGTGCTGCTGTTACTAAGGAAGCACAAGGTTTTCATGGGCCTTGTGCAGAAATTCTGCATCTTTAGCTGACAGTAAAGTACATATATTTGTCAccattgcaggaagaaatcaGTTAAAATTAGTATATATGATATTATTAGGTAATTAGAAACAAGTCAGCACATGTTCAAACAATGTTACATTTTTCCACTTTAATATAACGATGCGGAACAGCTGGAGGACCgcagcttccccatctctgctatgatcagtggtgtagtcatcttgCGTTGCAGGGGgctgtagaccccttactttttgtgaGCAGGATTCCTATGTACAAGTtggtcagcatgaaagggaagcgtgttagccactgTTAAACGTCTTCTCATGTGGTTAACATGATTCTTTGTCCtcttgattggagccaatcaaagggaaaggaggtgagtcagttgctgagaagactcttttcagtagttcaCACactcctcccctttcatgctgattggctcctagggtaaatGAGAAGTGAGCTTTGTGGCAAAGTATCTTTGTCTCTGAAATCCTATGCcgacacttggcttcatttcagaattcttaaaatcaaaatgtttctggAAATCTTTAGCTCTCAGAGACACTGCACAGcaattttattctggttctataactGTAATTACAGAAGAGATGGTGaatcctggggtgtgtgtgtgtgtgtgactatcatgaagggaccctgcacttctgaatttgccactacattattgGCTATAATAGCACTAGACCCATTCAGCTAAATGCCTCATTAAACtaaactaaaggtaaaggtgtccccgcacttgtagtgtgagtcgtttcagAGTCTTAGGGTGACAatatcttgcaacgtttactaggcagaccatatatatggggtggattgccagttccgtccccggcctttctttaccccccagcatatgccgggtaggAGCTATTAAAGTCTCAACATGCACATAGAATAGGTGAAAGTTTCATTTTGCTGTTACCAATTTGAAATGTGTTAGAATGGAAGTGGGGTATTTAGAAGGCCATGTATTGCACCCCCTAGCTTCAAATTCATGCTCACCTGTTATGTTTAACAACAACCAATGGCTGTTAGCAGGAGACTGGGTgagttgtcagcaatatgcagctaacacccagctctatccattccatctgaatcaggagagacagtTCAGGTGCTTGACCAATGTTTGGAActagtaatgggctggatgtggaccaataaactgaaaATGAATCAGAAGTGTTCTGAGGTCCATGAGGTGGGGAGACGGCCTGTTGCGCTCACCTGGACAGAGCAGGCCAGTAGTTTAAGGGGATAGAGTAGTTAAGGGGATAGAGTAGTtctggatccaacactgtcactgcaGGTTCAGGTGCTCTTGGTGATtaagagtgcctatttccagctacatCTGACCTGCCAGCTATAGCCCCTTTTTGACAGATTACTTGGTCATTGTACTCTATGctctggcacctggttggccactgtgagaacaggatgctggactagatgggccactggcctgctctagcaggctcttcttatgttcttatcttccaGATTAGACTATTGCAACACACTCTTCACGGGACTCCCCCTCAAAATGTCTTTGAAACTTGTAAGTTTAAAATGCAACAGCAGTTTCCTGGCTCAGATTGTATTTAGAACTTGCATAACCTGTTCTGtaacagctccactggttgccagtttgcttttaggcccaatttaaggtggtTTAAGGCCCTAAACTGAAGCTCATCTCTTTCCTGACAGACCCTCTCACATGAGGGAAGGGGGCTCTCAGTAGTTCTATTGCCTTTGGAGGGTGGCAGTCCCTAACCTGTGAAATTCCCTTCCCCCCGGTGCATCTTGCACCTTCATTGTCAAGCTTTTCTCATGTGCAGAAGAGGCACCTGTTTATACTGACCTTTGACAGCCAAGATAAAAAATTATTTTAGGACCTGCTGTATTATTCTGACCATAAAATAGTTTAAATtgattttagtgtgtgtgtgttgtacaaaaTCCAATTAAAAAAGCTGGCACAAGCAAACACATTGGGTACTGTAAGCCCACAGATTTAAGTCTTCATCTTTCCTGCTGTAGCTCCCTTAGGGTGGAATCTACTTCCAGGTGTATTTAGTTTTGCTTCACCTTTAAAACCCTTTTGTATTTTCTACATTAGTGCGGTTCATTAGTCAACGTGGTAAAACTGGAACTTTCCTgttgccttgtatgtatatgtatttAGTGCAGTACATGTGCTATTACTAGCAGAATGGGGAAGAGGTAATTGTGCAAATTAGTACTCAAGTCTCACAGTTGTTATCCCAAACACACCATTATAAAGCACAACTAAAAGCATTCAGTATGCTCTTGCAAATGACTTCTCCCATCCCAGCTTATGAGCAGCTTCAATGTTTTTTCCTCTGTTGCACCAAAACCAGgctattaaaacatctttcacCCCATGTATTTCCACACTTTTCTGGAAGTTATTGAAGGCTTAGACACCACTTATTAACCAAGAATGAAAAACTTCAAAGAAAACTGCTGCTGCCAGTTAGCAGTACAAGCAGTGCTAATTTGACATGTCATGACCAGATACCTACCTTTACCGTCTGGCCCATATGTCAAGCATTTTTAAAGGGTTAATTACACATGCATAGCTGAGCTCCTGAAgcaagggaaaactgctttgggaGGTGGGGAAATTTTGACTGGCAGGTAGAAGAATGCCTCCTAGTCACCCTCCAAGTAGGTTTTACCTCTGCAAAGTTCCAAGATGGAAGCAGGGCTCAGTTACACATATTTTGCCTGTAACACCCTATTAGCCCCTTCGTCTAATGATCTCACTAGAGCAGTGACGTTTGTGGTTAACTTTTTTAACTGACACCAATGGTATGTACAAGCACTTCACTTTGTCTAGATCATGTCCTAagtgcaggggtggctaacctatggtccttcagatgttgaactacaacagtTCCCACCAGATGTCCAATGTTCATAGATAATGGGAgtggcagtccaacaacatcctaaTAACTATGCTCTCTGCCTCAGcccaaagctctatacagcttgggaccaggataccttaaagatcatcttgccccttatataccgtcaatcactgtgctctgcaggtgagggcctcctgcagataccatcttatcaggaggtccgttccacacaacataggaagcggacctttagtgttttaTGTCACCtatacctttggaattccctccccttaaatattatacagagagccagtgtggtgtagtggttaaggtgctggactacaccctgggagaccagggttcgaatcctcacacagccatgaagctcactgggtgaccttgagccagtcactgcctctcagcctcagggggaggcaatggtaaaccacctctgattactgcttaccctgaaaaccctattcatagggtcgccgccataagttggaattgacctgaaggcagtccatttccatttcaaatattagacaggcaacatctgttatcttttcagcgcctattgaagaccttctttcaacaagtctttaagCAGAgacccaatctgcgtctgtgttggaattgctttttaagaggttcttaaaacttttttttaaaaaaagtttttaaatatgtttttgagatgtttttaaagtctgttttttatgatgctttagagtatttttagtgtttttgtttgccaccctactGTGAAGAAGAGTAGGATAGaaattttattatcatcatcatcattatcaacaacaacaacaacaacaataataataatagcaatctAACTCAGGGAAAGCCGGCATGAAGTTCCTCCACATCCAATTAcagttcaggagcctctgggttgactgaacaccagctcagccaggagctgcgtgCAGGAACCAggaagtaaaagcctgctctcccaaatacccctgctgggaagtaagccctctccattgaatTCTATTggatttattttcttagactgaccgtTTTCCTGGCGTacctttgcctggattgggacctgcaggagcgctccaaacatgagttggatgtggcctaagtcccctcacctcagccctTCTCctgacacacaccccttttttgggaCTTAAGCGGCTTCACTTACCCTGGTCTCAGCTGAGATGGCTGGGCCCTGTGgttgagggacttatgccagcgtAAGCCAGCTGAgccgggacccagctggctccACTAGAGATCTGCCGCATCCAGCTCCGCTCAGCaaggcataaatgcaagttgcatTGTAATAACGTGAgaaggaaacagtaacaaattgcAAGGGAAACGTGATTTTTATCATGGAGAACAAGCTGTTATTTGTCCATCTACCATATAGTCACCCAGAAAGTGTAATAAAAAACATGAATAGATAAAATGTAAAGCCAAAGGCATGGTAAGTGTTCACAGTCTATTTAATAGTGGGACATGGATATAAGTACTACACAATTTTTTAGAACACATTCAATTTTGATATAAGCATTTGCTACTGGAGGGATTTGGGCTTTCCATATTCTACACTTTAAGATGTATTCTGCCAGTTTAAGTAAACAATATCAAATTATGATAGCTGGTCTGGTTTTTTACTTAGCTTGGTTTCCTAAAAAAAATGTTCATAAAGCATTAGCCAAATAAATGTCTGACCTATTTCAGAGTCACAAGACTTTCTGGATTTAAACAATGGAAACAAGCAGATAGTTTTCAATGAGGTGTGATTTGTCTAATGCTAAAACTACCATGCtgatataataaaatattttaccATAATCAATTTTAATGCTTTATTCATTGATTAAAAGAATATACATTTAACATAAACCATACAACATCAGTCATCAAGTCAAACACTCAGCTGGTTTCCTTACATTTTCTGTCAGGAGTTACTTTAGTCTGATCACATTTATAAGATAAAATCTCACCACATCtggcatatacacacactgtGCCAGTGGATTCACTCTACTGATGTACATATAAAATCCGCATGGTATGTGCTCACTGGAGACAAAACAGCGCACACCTGTCAAAAGGTCATTTTAATATAAGATGGTAAAACCATTTGTAAAACACATATAAACTTTTCCATAAATAGAATCATATCTGGACATCTGTTGCATAAATTGTGTTTTCCAAAGCTTACAATATGGCAGCCAGGTCTCAGCACTGCTGGGCACCCACGTTGGCCACTTACTTTATTATTGCAGACTGTCCTTTAACATTAAATGCACAACATTCGTACCACTTAAAACTTGGGTCAGGTGGAAGTCTCACAGAGACCACGTCTGTACCGCGGTTGCCCTGAAACAGTTTAAATCGGCTTTTAAAGCCTCTCAGATATaacaagattttaaaacatacttcATGGAATGTTCTTCATGCATCATAGCAGCTCATACCTGTGATAGAACAAGGTTTGtatcttttttcctttccttcctttacATTCACTATTCACAGTGAAACAGGTGCATGTTTAAGAGTTCTGAGGTTGCTGACTGAGCCACAGCACAGCTGTGTACCACAGGTCGAAATTCGACCTTATATATTACAATCTAGCAGTATCTGGCTGGCCAAAAATTGGCCTGCCCCTGCCAGCATGTGGGCACTTCTTCGTTTTAAATCTATTCTTTGGCAGCTGACACAGGCGCTGACAGAGAAAATCCAGTGACTTAGTTGCTAGGGATTTCACGACTAATGTTTGTTTGCAAGCAGACTTAAATTTATATCTAAATTGTTATGGTTTTACCCCATCGGAGTGTATAGACTTAACGTTTCTTTTTAAATCTGGGCCCAAAGCTAACTTGTACGGAGAAGCTGACAGACCATGAGAAAAAGAAGCTACAATTTACAATGAAACTacagtttatagctttcagtcaGGTAAACATCTGAAGAAGCTATACAGTGCAAGAGACTACTGCTTCATATTCAAGGAGGAAATTGCAGAGTGGCAATATTTCATGCTTCAGATATTGCACATGAAATCAAAGCAAGGTTTACAGTAAATGGTATTGATAGTcctgatttttctgtttttttaaagaagctttaaGTAGCATGCTACCAGTTTACATGACAATGACCGCATTCAAAACCACCGGGCTATGGATAGTAACAAGATTTTGGCTCCTGAGCACAAAAACTCCGACAATAGTAAAATCAGTGAAGTTGCAGAGTTACTCAGTAGAAAAGAAAGTTAGCCGGCAACCTCAGACAACCCTCGGCCACAactgagttttgttttgtttttgtagacAAGTCCATTAACCGTGAAAGCCCTAAACGTTGCCACTTTCAGCTTCTAAACCAATACCCGACTACGTTCTTTGATCAAGAAGTAGAATATACATATATAATTCTATATAGCTAATACTGATTAAACACAGCACAAGAGGGGTTAATTCACACTACTGAAAAACATAATAGGACCCTACTTGCATATGTAACCACAGGAACTGTAAATAAAGAGAGCTAAATGCCTTCACTGAAGCTTTGCATTTCTCTGTAAAAATGACGAGTTGGCTCAGTAAAGACACTGAGTAATTCTATGTCCATGACTACATGCCAAGGCCGACCCAATCCAAGGGATACCTGCTCAATGAGATTATGTACTGGATCCACATCCTGATCAGCCAGTTCAGCTTGGTCAAAATCAATGCTTTCTTCTGTGACTTCAAGCACTTTCAAATCAGAGCCACGAAGACGAGCAATCGCAATCAGATTGTGAGCCCAAACAGTATAAcctgaaacagaaaaaaacagcaattactaTCTTATTGGACTTCAGTTTTCTTCCTTCTTTTCATCCCCACCCTACTGCAAAGATAATTGAATATTCGACAGCCTCACAGCTAATGCCTCCCTATTTAGCAATTTTTGTGATTAAGTACTCATTAAGAAATTGCTCTAATAATTGGTCAGTTCACTTACTCAGTTCATTAAAGAGTGAATGTGctttttgtatttaattttgtgaAGCTGCCTGTTTTTTCCCTTCCCCAACGTTTCTGGACAGAGGAGTAAGGAAATGTCTCATGGTATTTCTTAGTAGTTTAGCACCATAAGAACTTCATGTTAAAAGACCTGGTAATCTTAAAATATTATCAGGTGTAATACAACTTTGGGAAAAAGTAATGCATGACTAAAGTAAGGACAATCAAACAGTACAGGAATTGAGGTTCCTTTCTTccaattaacttttttttttttgcaattgtcAGTCTTGGGTTCCTGACTATAATAGTTTCCCCAACATAATCACATTGATATGCACAACATATCCCAGCCTGAAGTCTGTGTAAAATTTATTCCctgctccaaaactctggatttcCCCATGACCTGGAGAAAAATACTTGGATGCGAGATATCAAGGGTATACCAATGCACATGTTAATGTATAGGTTTTAAACTACCAGTGTTTTGCACCAATGTAATTGCCTACCATGCACTGCCAGAAGAGAGAGCCTTGTGCATCTCCAGGCCAATAAAACCAATGGGTCTTCGGTCCGGTTGAAGCTGAGATCTGGGAAGCCAGACATATCTATCACATCATTCATTAGTATGAAATGAGTGAGGAATTTATCATATTGCCTGGATATAAGATCAACAACAGCTCCTGAAACGCAAGTGATGTAGCTGTCAAAGTGAATCCTCTCCAGCGGGATACTGGGTTTAAGAATCCTTAGCATGTCATCGCTCTTGATATCAAAAGCCATTATATAGACCCGAAGATTAGTGCTGTTGCGTGTCAGTGCCTTCCAGTCCTCATCTTCTGGCATATTCTCCAAGGACTTGTGCATTAGAGAAATATTGTGGACCAGAAGAGACAGTCGATGCAAAGGCACATGGTTACTATCAGCCAAGACTCTTGCCATTTCTGCTGTAAAATCACAGAAATCCAAGGCGAGTGAGCGAAGACTGACAAAACGCTCCAATTCAACTGCAGTGATAAGAGTGGTATTACCAGGGATGTGGTTGTCCAGTAAACTCAGGTGTTCCATAGTATTGGCAATAGGGTTTGAGAGAGATGACAATGATGTGGGAGTTACGATTTGTAGCATAAACCCACATGACAGCCATTTCAGTTGCCTGCTGTTACCCAATATTTCTTCAAACAGCTGCTGTATTCTGCAAGAAAAAACAGAAGCAACCACCTTAAACTTTTATTGTAAATTTAATTATGAGCCTAATTCAGTAGACAAGCAAGCAATTAATGTGAGCAATTAATGTCACCAAACACACTTCCAACAGAAGTACAAACTACATTTTTAACACAAACTGTGGGGTACTAGATCAgaagttcccaaac
This DNA window, taken from Rhineura floridana isolate rRhiFlo1 chromosome 2, rRhiFlo1.hap2, whole genome shotgun sequence, encodes the following:
- the FBXO33 gene encoding F-box only protein 33, giving the protein MVHLVLPLRLGAVVGSGSSRGPSGPAPPPSALSLMLLFLSQEPEGRPRPGSGLRPPAARPAMSSVCGGPVGAGSLPSELVVHIFSFLAAPDRLRASASCSHWRECLFYPALWPRLRLSLRVCPAERPRLDFLMRKCGWFVRELRVQFAADNYPSGGGGGASGVCEEATVAAAAAAAEGEAPLCPRWLELLRTYLELVLCVLSSVRNNRNLQKLSLFGDISILQQHGSISNTYLSKVDPDGKKIKQIQQLFEEILGNSRQLKWLSCGFMLQIVTPTSLSSLSNPIANTMEHLSLLDNHIPGNTTLITAVELERFVSLRSLALDFCDFTAEMARVLADSNHVPLHRLSLLVHNISLMHKSLENMPEDEDWKALTRNSTNLRVYIMAFDIKSDDMLRILKPSIPLERIHFDSYITCVSGAVVDLISRQYDKFLTHFILMNDVIDMSGFPDLSFNRTEDPLVLLAWRCTRLSLLAVHGYTVWAHNLIAIARLRGSDLKVLEVTEESIDFDQAELADQDVDPVHNLIEQVSLGLGRPWHVVMDIELLSVFTEPTRHFYREMQSFSEGI